A single window of Acidobacteriota bacterium DNA harbors:
- a CDS encoding ThiF family adenylyltransferase: MPQRRHKTVRRKPTAAPGLDLSFVNAARVITVAHQEVRLVMVGCGGTGSWLAPSVARIARVLNESGIETSALFTDPDLIESKNIPRQNFCDAELRFPKAQTLAARYGLAWGIEIGAITDHFKAEMIGSRWNRLMVVIGCVDNAAARQELAKTLAANSVDSPPHVWWLDCGNQRESGQVLIGSTNDPRALRYAFPLDGFCQHLPSPALQCPDLLKPQPEELSHHNLSCAELALANAQGLIVNQRVAAEAADYLARLLIHQNLRRFATWFDLASGAVRNSYITPEQIQRFLPAKAKASQSRKGKR; the protein is encoded by the coding sequence ATGCCACAGCGTAGACACAAAACCGTCCGAAGAAAGCCAACGGCTGCGCCCGGCCTCGATCTTTCGTTTGTGAATGCGGCGAGAGTCATCACCGTTGCGCATCAGGAAGTTCGACTGGTGATGGTGGGTTGCGGCGGTACAGGAAGCTGGCTCGCGCCGTCCGTCGCGCGAATCGCACGCGTGCTGAACGAAAGCGGAATCGAGACAAGCGCACTCTTCACTGATCCCGACCTTATCGAGAGCAAAAACATCCCGCGCCAGAACTTTTGCGATGCGGAACTCAGGTTTCCGAAAGCGCAAACGCTGGCCGCGCGCTACGGCCTTGCCTGGGGCATTGAGATTGGCGCGATCACCGATCATTTCAAGGCCGAGATGATCGGCTCCCGCTGGAATCGGCTGATGGTAGTGATCGGTTGCGTGGACAACGCGGCGGCGCGCCAAGAGCTTGCCAAAACGCTCGCCGCCAATTCGGTAGATTCGCCTCCGCACGTCTGGTGGCTGGACTGCGGCAATCAGCGCGAATCCGGTCAGGTGCTGATCGGCTCAACGAACGATCCACGTGCGCTCCGCTACGCTTTCCCGCTGGATGGGTTCTGCCAGCACCTGCCCAGCCCTGCTCTGCAATGCCCTGATCTGCTCAAACCTCAACCGGAAGAATTGAGCCATCACAATCTATCGTGCGCGGAACTGGCGCTCGCCAATGCGCAAGGGTTGATCGTCAACCAGCGCGTCGCTGCGGAAGCCGCTGACTATCTGGCGAGGCTGCTCATTCATCAGAACCTGCGCCGCTTCGCCACTTGGTTTGATCTGGCGAGCGGAGCGGTGCGCAACTCCTACATCACGCCTGAGCAGATTCAACGCTTCCTTCCTGCCAAGGCAAAGGCGAGTCAATCACGGAAGGGCAAACGATGA
- a CDS encoding zf-HC2 domain-containing protein — protein sequence MERFCARTLEVSKMAAIGEHLANCAECHQLFHEIFQKRRNFAPVVIDLSPEKWLRDEHLDYEWLTAYVDDAMEKDEREMTEIHLRLCGQCREEVEEFIAWRQETEPELKVRYSNDDRADSREWTWRSWDWLRVIRKPAYAFAVLLAVGAAITLAILFLKSGPNNRDGQQANASPSPSVLVSTTPIANNSPTPDLVVKPTPQIRASPGTQLQQAGSKSAPPNTIATATKPTISLNDVNRVVAIDKFGRLTGLAKLPPELERSMRRVLLSEEIERPAALTDLEGNRGDLRGESNQSSFKLLSPARIVVSDDRPVFKWESMRGAESYRVYVSDSRSRKVADSGLLPRTETQWSSSLPLKRGEVYSWTVGAVVNGEEIVSPSASEPEVKFKVLSEQEVRELNLLKQTTNSHLALGVFYAQAGMVTEAEREFQELADRNSNSPIVRRLLSAIRSWR from the coding sequence ATGGAACGATTTTGCGCCCGCACATTGGAAGTATCGAAGATGGCCGCGATTGGCGAACACCTGGCAAACTGCGCTGAATGTCATCAGCTTTTCCATGAAATTTTTCAGAAAAGAAGGAACTTCGCCCCCGTCGTCATAGACCTTTCGCCCGAGAAATGGCTCCGGGATGAGCATCTCGATTATGAATGGCTGACAGCCTATGTGGATGATGCGATGGAGAAAGATGAACGAGAGATGACTGAGATTCACCTCAGGCTGTGCGGGCAATGCCGTGAGGAAGTGGAAGAATTCATCGCGTGGCGGCAAGAGACCGAGCCTGAACTGAAAGTCAGATATTCAAATGATGACCGAGCCGACTCGCGCGAATGGACTTGGAGATCGTGGGATTGGCTGAGGGTTATCAGAAAGCCCGCCTATGCGTTCGCAGTGCTGCTCGCAGTTGGCGCCGCCATTACGTTGGCAATACTGTTTCTGAAATCCGGCCCGAATAATAGAGATGGACAGCAGGCGAATGCTTCTCCATCTCCCTCTGTGCTGGTATCCACCACGCCAATAGCGAACAACAGTCCCACTCCTGATCTTGTGGTAAAACCAACGCCACAGATCAGGGCTTCGCCGGGCACACAACTGCAGCAGGCTGGCTCGAAGAGCGCGCCCCCAAACACAATTGCTACGGCGACGAAGCCAACAATCTCGCTGAATGATGTCAATCGCGTGGTTGCGATTGATAAGTTCGGCAGACTGACCGGCCTGGCAAAACTGCCGCCAGAGCTTGAAAGATCAATGAGGCGGGTTCTTTTGTCGGAAGAAATCGAGCGTCCTGCCGCCTTGACTGATCTGGAAGGAAATAGAGGCGACCTGCGGGGTGAGAGCAACCAGTCTTCATTCAAACTGCTTTCTCCGGCTCGCATTGTGGTTTCGGATGATCGTCCGGTCTTCAAATGGGAAAGCATGCGTGGGGCGGAGAGCTACCGCGTTTACGTCAGCGATTCTCGCAGTCGTAAGGTCGCTGACAGCGGACTCCTTCCTCGAACGGAAACGCAATGGTCGTCATCGTTGCCGCTAAAACGTGGTGAGGTTTATTCGTGGACAGTCGGCGCAGTGGTCAATGGAGAAGAAATCGTTTCCCCTTCTGCGTCGGAGCCTGAAGTGAAATTCAAGGTGCTGTCGGAGCAGGAAGTGCGCGAACTGAATCTTCTGAAACAAACTACCAACTCGCATCTCGCACTCGGTGTCTTTTACGCACAGGCCGGAATGGTCACTGAAGCGGAACGTGAGTTTCAGGAACTGGCCGACAGGAATTCAAACTCACCCATCGTCCGACGGCTTCTCAGTGCCATCCGGTCGTGGCGCTAG
- a CDS encoding CHAT domain-containing protein, giving the protein MAQGILQRQFPKRAGRVLPLSRYFSFFFLLCFTVLVLPSTSQAGQQTETVQTEEELITALVKIGNHQQPSIRTLIQQHQSLVTKRLWEKLIAKAADSYYDKGADHSLALYDIALAVADHLKDARLLASTHYNIGRTYSGLGKTTEAIRSCLESKRLFESVGARRDLIYVLSDIGALYLYARDYKQAKSYSEQSLAMAEAVKNLSEPVGVLPDQYGVAGALSTLATLFSQDGNYSQAIEYLQKSTTLYQELGAVRYGFQQAENLAELGRVHKAMGDNVQALLFLNKAFQTARKLPYHDLTARIINSIGLLYLEQEDYAKALGFFGQSLEAYKRSSNQAEAALVLQNVGVTHQRQGNFDQALESFRKSIEQMEESDKDVLIAARQGMGAVYREKGEFKAAMEVLDLGLSLAEQVGDQTRIAEILWRKAEVHHDLRNYADAVALSEDALKIARKLGLPKLSYLTATTLGKAYIKQKKTDLALNTLAQAVEQVETMRERVTGQEQGRLLFFEKKVAAYHALIELLIEQNKLTEALMYTERAKGRVLLDILSGGRFRSASVMTPSEKKEERQLNQAIIAINNEIRQERLKKSADPAQLEQLNARLDAARLKYASFQDVFHAAHPEWKTLPGQIGALKPDGLSRLVPNQKTALLDYVVTKERCYLFLLSNQSPSRSFDLKVYPINIVEKDLKRMVDRFRQMLASRHPDFAEPSRELYDLLIKPAESQLLGISTIGIVPDGVLWELPFQALQARENHYLIEDSSIFFSPSLRVLRELDGRRGVGDRQISLLAFANPLTEANSPIGLQETRNGERLVALPDAETEVRSLTQFFAANRSDIFIGANADEKTFKSQAATHSIIHCATHGVLDNNHPLYSYLLFSNADGDGENDGLLEAREILNLELNADLVVLSACETARGRVGAGEGMIGMSWAFFAAGCRAAVVSQWKVNSASTADWMTGFYQELRQTKDEKKIVKADALRLAMLKMMKDRRYGHPFYWAGFVLIGSDD; this is encoded by the coding sequence ATGGCGCAAGGCATCCTGCAACGACAATTTCCCAAACGGGCCGGGAGGGTGTTGCCGCTCTCCCGGTATTTTTCTTTCTTCTTTCTGCTTTGCTTCACGGTACTTGTTCTACCCTCGACCAGCCAGGCCGGTCAGCAGACCGAAACCGTTCAAACCGAGGAAGAGCTAATCACCGCATTGGTGAAGATCGGCAATCATCAACAGCCATCCATCCGAACGCTTATACAGCAGCATCAATCCCTCGTCACGAAACGCCTTTGGGAAAAGTTGATCGCCAAAGCTGCGGACTCATACTACGACAAGGGCGCGGACCACTCGCTCGCGTTGTACGACATCGCTCTCGCTGTGGCTGACCACCTGAAAGACGCGAGACTGCTGGCGAGCACCCATTACAACATTGGCCGAACGTATTCCGGGCTGGGGAAAACTACTGAGGCGATCCGGTCGTGCCTCGAAAGCAAAAGGCTCTTCGAGTCTGTGGGCGCGAGGCGAGACTTGATCTACGTCTTAAGCGACATCGGCGCGCTTTACCTCTACGCACGAGATTACAAACAAGCCAAGTCTTATTCGGAGCAATCTCTTGCGATGGCGGAGGCAGTAAAGAATTTAAGTGAGCCGGTTGGCGTGTTGCCCGACCAATACGGCGTTGCGGGCGCGCTTTCAACGCTCGCCACTCTCTTCAGCCAGGATGGCAATTACTCGCAAGCAATCGAGTATCTGCAAAAGTCAACCACGCTGTATCAGGAGTTGGGTGCTGTCAGATACGGTTTTCAGCAGGCTGAAAACCTTGCGGAACTGGGCCGGGTGCATAAGGCGATGGGCGACAACGTTCAGGCGCTCCTGTTCTTGAACAAAGCCTTCCAGACCGCCAGGAAGCTGCCGTATCACGATCTCACAGCGCGCATAATCAACAGCATTGGCCTTCTGTATTTGGAGCAGGAGGACTATGCAAAGGCGCTCGGTTTTTTCGGGCAAAGCCTCGAAGCCTACAAGAGAAGCTCAAATCAAGCCGAGGCCGCGCTTGTTCTGCAAAATGTCGGAGTGACGCACCAGAGGCAAGGAAATTTCGATCAAGCGCTTGAGAGCTTCAGGAAAAGCATTGAGCAGATGGAAGAGTCCGACAAAGATGTTCTCATTGCCGCGCGTCAGGGAATGGGAGCAGTTTACAGGGAAAAGGGCGAGTTCAAAGCTGCCATGGAAGTTCTTGACTTGGGCCTCTCTTTGGCTGAACAGGTTGGGGATCAAACGCGAATCGCTGAAATCCTGTGGCGTAAGGCGGAGGTGCATCACGATCTGCGCAACTACGCCGACGCAGTTGCTCTGTCTGAAGACGCATTGAAAATTGCCCGAAAGCTCGGACTGCCGAAACTTTCTTACCTGACCGCCACGACGCTGGGCAAGGCTTACATCAAACAGAAGAAAACGGACCTCGCATTGAATACTCTTGCGCAAGCTGTCGAGCAAGTGGAGACAATGCGCGAGCGTGTGACAGGCCAGGAGCAGGGGCGACTGCTTTTCTTCGAGAAGAAAGTCGCAGCGTATCACGCGCTCATTGAACTGCTCATCGAGCAAAACAAGTTGACCGAAGCCTTGATGTACACGGAGAGAGCCAAAGGTCGCGTCCTGCTCGATATTCTAAGCGGCGGCAGATTTCGATCCGCGAGCGTAATGACGCCCAGCGAGAAGAAGGAAGAACGGCAACTCAACCAGGCGATCATTGCAATCAACAATGAAATCAGACAAGAAAGGCTGAAGAAATCTGCCGACCCAGCTCAGCTTGAGCAACTCAACGCAAGGCTTGATGCCGCCCGGCTGAAGTACGCTTCCTTTCAGGACGTTTTTCACGCAGCACATCCCGAATGGAAAACGCTGCCTGGGCAGATCGGCGCGCTCAAACCGGATGGTCTGAGCAGGTTGGTTCCGAATCAAAAGACAGCCCTGCTTGATTATGTCGTCACGAAAGAACGATGCTATCTGTTTCTGCTGTCGAACCAATCGCCGAGTCGTAGCTTCGATCTGAAGGTCTATCCCATCAATATCGTAGAGAAAGATTTGAAGAGGATGGTGGACAGATTTCGGCAGATGCTCGCCAGCAGGCATCCTGATTTTGCTGAGCCGTCCAGAGAGCTTTATGACCTGCTGATCAAGCCGGCAGAGTCACAACTGCTGGGAATCAGCACAATCGGGATTGTTCCCGACGGGGTGTTGTGGGAACTGCCATTTCAGGCTTTGCAGGCCAGAGAAAATCATTATCTGATTGAAGACTCCTCCATTTTCTTCTCGCCGTCGCTGCGCGTGTTGAGAGAGTTGGACGGGCGAAGAGGCGTGGGTGATCGGCAGATTTCACTGCTGGCGTTTGCTAATCCATTGACCGAAGCCAACTCCCCTATAGGGCTTCAGGAAACAAGAAATGGTGAGAGGCTTGTTGCTCTACCCGATGCGGAGACAGAAGTCAGGTCGCTGACCCAATTCTTTGCGGCAAACCGCAGCGACATCTTTATTGGCGCAAACGCCGATGAAAAAACGTTCAAGTCTCAGGCGGCCACGCACAGTATCATCCACTGCGCCACGCACGGTGTTCTCGATAACAATCATCCGCTCTACTCATATTTACTTTTCTCAAACGCTGATGGTGATGGAGAGAACGATGGTCTGCTGGAAGCGCGTGAGATTTTGAACCTGGAACTCAATGCGGACCTAGTTGTGCTGTCCGCCTGCGAAACCGCCAGGGGCAGAGTGGGAGCAGGCGAAGGAATGATCGGTATGTCGTGGGCTTTTTTCGCCGCCGGCTGCCGCGCGGCAGTAGTCAGCCAGTGGAAAGTCAATTCAGCCAGCACCGCCGACTGGATGACGGGCTTTTACCAGGAACTTCGACAAACAAAGGACGAGAAGAAAATCGTGAAAGCGGATGCGTTAAGGCTTGCCATGCTCAAGATGATGAAGGATCGGCGATATGGGCATCCTTTCTACTGGGCGGGGTTCGTTCTGATTGGCAGCGATGACTGA
- a CDS encoding sigma-70 family RNA polymerase sigma factor: MHDADSVLRALIEATNELEEKRLRDELLLEHAAPVIRQTLRQRLRLHGGSSNYHPLDAEDLFNDVVVRLIEKLREIRAHPSKRGIRNFNLYVARVAANACSDYLRVRKQERHRLKHKLRNLLDRHPDFRVWKGENNAILCGLTVWESQGSALIQSVSPEQTEEVLENLRTMIFTSKAPQDLPLSKVAVETLKLIGQAAELGQLVQIIADFQGVKDRLPESLDVVESGLSQRLTDASPQTDSLIEGRESLQQYWEEVKKLPTDQRNTICLSFEDESGEDLFSLLVDAGIVTIPELAAVFGLSSEQFDELWMRVPMLDNAELAEHLGATRQQVSLWRFRGQRRLRKWLTDRGK, from the coding sequence ATGCACGATGCGGATTCAGTTTTACGCGCCTTGATTGAGGCGACAAACGAGTTGGAGGAAAAACGCCTGCGGGATGAACTCCTGCTTGAGCACGCTGCGCCGGTGATCCGGCAAACGCTCCGGCAGCGCCTGCGGCTTCACGGCGGATCCTCCAACTATCACCCTCTTGACGCTGAAGACCTCTTTAACGATGTAGTGGTGAGGCTGATCGAGAAGCTGCGCGAAATTCGGGCGCATCCTTCGAAGCGCGGCATTCGCAATTTCAATCTTTATGTAGCGCGCGTCGCCGCGAACGCTTGCAGCGATTATCTGCGAGTCAGAAAACAGGAGCGCCATCGCCTGAAACATAAGCTCCGCAACCTGCTGGATCGTCACCCGGACTTCAGGGTTTGGAAGGGAGAGAACAACGCGATCCTTTGCGGACTCACTGTATGGGAAAGCCAGGGTTCCGCGCTCATTCAATCAGTCTCGCCGGAGCAAACCGAAGAGGTTCTTGAAAATCTCCGAACAATGATTTTCACGAGCAAAGCCCCGCAGGATTTGCCGCTTTCAAAAGTTGCAGTAGAAACGCTCAAACTCATCGGCCAGGCGGCCGAATTGGGTCAATTGGTGCAGATCATTGCCGACTTTCAAGGCGTCAAAGATCGGCTGCCCGAATCGCTGGATGTCGTCGAGAGTGGCTTGAGCCAGCGCCTCACGGATGCGTCGCCGCAGACTGATTCGTTGATCGAAGGACGGGAAAGTCTTCAGCAGTATTGGGAAGAGGTGAAAAAGCTTCCCACCGATCAGCGCAATACGATTTGCCTGAGTTTTGAAGACGAGTCCGGAGAGGACTTGTTCAGTCTGTTGGTGGACGCAGGAATCGTCACAATCCCGGAATTAGCCGCAGTGTTTGGGCTGTCGTCCGAACAATTCGATGAACTTTGGATGCGAGTCCCAATGCTGGATAACGCGGAACTGGCCGAACACTTGGGGGCGACGCGGCAACAGGTAAGCCTCTGGCGTTTTCGGGGGCAAAGACGGTTGCGCAAATGGCTGACGGACAGGGGAAAATAA
- a CDS encoding sigma-54-dependent Fis family transcriptional regulator: protein MTTSLRKILEQAEWQVEMGRDQDEFDLLAEQHSWLLVIIVCERGSSELLKILQSLQPAIASETTSAIVIAEQLSISDAILCTRNGALDYLSWPIIPSQLLEIAERAYRLAEYAVLKSQAQSVNEARSEDATAKTNQGGRAMIGSSIAMIELSKQIVRIARSPELRVFINGETGTGKEVVARLLHDLSGRSGAFLPVNCAATVESLLESDLFGHEKGAFTGAHATKKGLWEEAASGTLFLDEITETSPTVQAKLLRVLQEGVIRRVGSNREIKVSARVVAASNRDIEQAVREGTFRRDLYYRLGQVLRLPPLRERLEDIPLLVAHFCQRATREIIVTDEAMELLCAYEWPGNVRELESVIQQLVTFSGRFVFREDVLRHINVANPKQRKVNLPFWSAMNSLLRDEWPSIRDLRNWYVTQAYLYFGQESVVARYLGMDARTVSTILEEVAESNESLRGIIDSGDKE, encoded by the coding sequence ATGACCACGTCGCTTCGGAAGATTTTGGAACAGGCGGAATGGCAGGTTGAGATGGGCCGCGATCAGGATGAGTTCGATCTGCTGGCTGAGCAGCACTCGTGGCTGCTGGTCATCATCGTGTGCGAACGCGGCTCGAGTGAGTTGCTGAAGATACTGCAATCCTTGCAGCCGGCGATTGCGAGCGAAACGACATCAGCCATTGTCATCGCTGAACAGCTTTCGATCAGCGATGCGATTCTCTGTACGCGCAACGGCGCGCTGGATTATCTAAGCTGGCCGATCATTCCAAGCCAACTGCTTGAAATCGCGGAACGCGCCTACCGGTTGGCAGAATACGCCGTCCTGAAGAGCCAGGCGCAATCCGTGAATGAGGCAAGAAGCGAAGATGCAACGGCGAAGACCAATCAAGGTGGCCGGGCAATGATTGGAAGCTCCATCGCAATGATCGAGCTTTCCAAACAAATCGTCAGAATCGCGCGCTCGCCGGAGCTGCGTGTGTTTATTAACGGCGAGACCGGCACGGGCAAGGAAGTCGTGGCTCGACTCCTTCACGACCTCAGTGGACGCAGTGGCGCTTTTCTGCCGGTAAATTGCGCGGCGACGGTCGAAAGTCTGCTTGAGTCCGATTTGTTTGGTCACGAAAAAGGCGCGTTCACCGGGGCGCACGCGACGAAGAAAGGGCTATGGGAAGAGGCTGCGAGCGGTACGCTCTTTCTGGATGAGATCACCGAGACATCGCCGACGGTGCAGGCGAAACTCCTGCGCGTTTTGCAGGAGGGCGTGATTCGGCGGGTCGGGTCGAATCGTGAGATCAAGGTCTCCGCGCGTGTGGTTGCGGCTTCCAATCGTGACATCGAGCAAGCGGTCAGAGAAGGAACTTTTCGCCGTGATCTCTATTACCGCCTCGGGCAGGTGCTACGGCTGCCGCCCTTGCGCGAACGGCTGGAAGACATCCCGCTGCTCGTCGCGCATTTCTGTCAACGCGCGACGAGAGAAATTATCGTCACCGACGAAGCAATGGAACTGCTTTGCGCTTACGAATGGCCTGGCAACGTGCGGGAGCTTGAAAGCGTAATTCAGCAACTCGTCACGTTTTCAGGCCGCTTTGTCTTCCGCGAAGACGTGCTCCGCCACATCAACGTCGCCAACCCAAAACAACGAAAAGTCAATCTGCCATTCTGGAGCGCGATGAACAGTCTTCTGCGTGACGAATGGCCGTCAATTCGCGATCTGCGAAACTGGTATGTGACGCAGGCTTATCTTTACTTCGGGCAGGAATCGGTGGTGGCTCGTTATCTGGGAATGGATGCGCGCACGGTAAGCACGATTCTGGAAGAAGTGGCTGAGAGCAATGAGTCTCTGCGCGGCATCATTGATTCAGGCGATAAAGAGTGA
- a CDS encoding YkgJ family cysteine cluster protein — protein MSQIRTELGFERTACACSECAINCRFIPGYLIPADLERIAGQLGCKDLIEFALENLLASPGATVLDRGQVRQIPTLVPARRGDGACKFLDANNRCTIHEVSPFGCAFFDAHQSKAESDYRSGSGLVQIDRAWQSDHLYARLWLLLESLGKVGPSPIAARARLQQALAAKKEMSSDE, from the coding sequence ATGTCGCAGATCAGAACTGAACTTGGATTTGAGCGCACAGCTTGCGCCTGTTCGGAATGCGCCATCAACTGTCGCTTCATTCCAGGATATCTGATTCCGGCTGACCTTGAGCGAATTGCCGGGCAGCTCGGTTGCAAAGACCTGATCGAGTTTGCGTTGGAAAACCTGCTGGCAAGCCCTGGCGCTACAGTTCTCGATCGCGGTCAGGTGCGGCAGATTCCGACACTCGTGCCGGCGCGCAGGGGTGATGGCGCGTGCAAGTTTCTCGATGCAAACAACCGATGCACGATTCACGAAGTGTCGCCATTCGGCTGCGCGTTTTTTGATGCCCATCAAAGCAAAGCAGAATCGGATTATCGGAGCGGTTCCGGGTTGGTTCAGATAGACCGCGCGTGGCAGTCAGATCATCTGTACGCGCGGCTGTGGCTGCTCCTCGAATCGCTCGGCAAGGTTGGGCCGTCGCCAATTGCCGCACGCGCTCGGTTGCAGCAAGCACTCGCAGCAAAGAAGGAGATGAGCAGCGATGAGTGA
- a CDS encoding S9 family peptidase: MSTQTRCRFNLLSEYLWIAVCAVVLSLVALPRGATAQGDEIAPPKSMEVSGVPKVPSSLAKEVKRYLGAYGLPLAGWHPEKRELWVKGISSAAWVARVEAPAGSQKNWVYLPFGDVYDVYFQPQAKYAVYNRDANGDESFQMFLYNPATRASTLLSEEKSRNTEPVWSHSGERVVWSFSPSKGSGVSLVIINPFDPKSRRLLVESTGNYLKAFGWSPDDTQVAFCEFIGNTTSRLWLVDVEKGEKRLLSGNAEKADEYYDSPLFSKDGKGIFVITDRGADVRRLAYLNLSSGQFKSLTDAINWDVDEFQLSPDGKTLAFGVNENGVSRLYLLHTEGGNYKPAGDLPVGVISDLKWHSNSTELAFNLKSPRTPNDIYSLDAKTGKVEHWTKSVNGGLDLEKLPLPELIQWKSFDGKMISGFLYRPSTGFTGKRPVIIDIHGGPEEQYRPVFGYEDNYFINELGIVKIYPNVRGSTGYGKKFLDLDNGGQREDAVKDIGALLDWIKKQPDLDADRVLVQGSSYGGYMSLSVAAKYDDRIRGAISDSGATNLATFIERTEGWRRDLRRAEFGDERDPKIKAFMERTAPLNNIRKIKKPLLIIQGKNDPRVAASEADAIVNAAKRQGTSVWYVLAGDEGHTFVKQGNRDFRLYSIILFAQEHLLRQENNQQSPSSKRPKLEK; encoded by the coding sequence ATGTCAACGCAAACACGTTGTCGGTTCAATCTGCTTTCGGAATATCTGTGGATAGCGGTCTGTGCCGTTGTCCTGTCGTTGGTCGCTTTGCCGCGCGGCGCTACCGCACAAGGTGATGAAATTGCGCCGCCCAAGAGCATGGAGGTGTCTGGCGTTCCCAAAGTCCCGTCTTCATTGGCGAAGGAAGTGAAACGCTATCTGGGCGCATACGGCCTTCCGCTGGCTGGCTGGCATCCCGAAAAACGAGAGCTGTGGGTCAAAGGAATTTCGAGCGCAGCGTGGGTTGCGCGCGTCGAAGCGCCCGCCGGTTCACAAAAGAACTGGGTCTATCTGCCGTTCGGCGATGTGTATGACGTGTATTTTCAGCCGCAGGCGAAGTATGCGGTCTACAACCGCGATGCGAATGGCGACGAATCGTTTCAGATGTTTCTTTACAACCCAGCGACCCGCGCAAGCACACTTCTATCAGAGGAAAAATCGAGGAATACCGAGCCGGTGTGGTCTCACTCTGGCGAACGCGTTGTCTGGAGCTTTTCGCCGTCGAAAGGAAGCGGCGTCAGTCTGGTCATCATCAATCCGTTCGATCCGAAAAGCCGCCGATTGTTGGTCGAGTCCACCGGGAACTATTTGAAGGCGTTTGGCTGGTCGCCCGACGACACGCAGGTGGCTTTCTGCGAGTTCATCGGAAACACCACGAGCCGGCTCTGGCTGGTTGATGTGGAAAAGGGCGAAAAGCGTCTCTTGTCCGGGAATGCCGAGAAAGCTGATGAATATTATGACTCTCCGCTGTTCAGCAAAGATGGCAAAGGCATTTTCGTCATCACTGACCGTGGGGCCGATGTCCGTCGGCTAGCTTACCTGAATCTCTCCAGCGGCCAATTCAAGAGTTTGACGGACGCAATCAACTGGGACGTGGATGAGTTCCAGCTTTCACCCGATGGAAAGACACTGGCTTTTGGCGTCAATGAAAATGGCGTCTCTCGTCTTTACCTGCTCCATACCGAGGGCGGCAATTACAAACCGGCGGGCGATCTGCCGGTCGGCGTCATCTCCGATCTCAAATGGCATAGTAACTCGACTGAGCTTGCTTTCAATCTCAAGTCCCCGCGCACGCCGAATGACATTTATTCGCTGGATGCGAAGACCGGCAAGGTCGAGCATTGGACGAAAAGCGTCAACGGCGGCCTCGACCTGGAGAAGCTGCCATTGCCGGAACTGATTCAGTGGAAGAGCTTCGACGGCAAAATGATTTCTGGCTTTCTCTATCGCCCGTCAACCGGATTCACCGGCAAGCGCCCTGTCATCATTGATATTCACGGCGGCCCGGAAGAGCAATATCGCCCCGTCTTCGGCTACGAAGACAACTATTTCATCAACGAACTTGGTATCGTCAAGATTTACCCCAACGTGCGCGGCTCGACAGGGTACGGAAAGAAGTTCCTCGACCTCGACAATGGCGGGCAGCGCGAAGATGCGGTGAAAGACATCGGCGCCTTACTCGACTGGATCAAAAAACAACCTGACCTCGATGCTGATCGCGTTCTTGTGCAGGGATCGAGCTATGGCGGTTATATGTCGCTTTCCGTGGCGGCGAAATACGACGACCGCATCAGAGGCGCAATTTCGGATTCGGGGGCGACGAACCTGGCGACGTTTATCGAACGCACCGAAGGATGGCGGCGTGATTTGCGGCGGGCGGAATTCGGCGATGAGCGAGACCCGAAGATCAAAGCGTTTATGGAACGAACTGCGCCGCTCAACAACATTCGCAAGATCAAAAAACCGTTGCTGATTATTCAGGGAAAGAATGACCCGCGGGTTGCCGCCAGCGAAGCGGACGCCATAGTCAACGCTGCGAAGCGACAAGGCACATCTGTCTGGTATGTGCTGGCAGGTGATGAAGGCCACACCTTCGTCAAACAAGGCAACCGGGACTTCCGGTTGTATTCGATCATCCTCTTTGCCCAGGAACATTTGCTCCGGCAAGAGAACAATCAACAATCGCCGTCTTCAAAACGGCCCAAATTGGAGAAGTAA